A stretch of the Mesorhizobium sp. Pch-S genome encodes the following:
- a CDS encoding acyltransferase family protein encodes MEKRTDIEGLRAIAVSSVLLFHYDRSWLPGGFVGVDVFFVISGYLITKRLEESIARNNGRLLPVLFDFYGRRIRRIYPALLAVLATTLAVGWFFLIPDDYALTGESAAYAAVGAGNLFYYWNTGYFDRSAELQLLLHTWSLGAEEQFYLVWPFLLFTLLTGVKSRGWVAVAISALIVVGLLYSARTVTVAPKSAFYLPFARAWELGAGALIAFLPTISNRWLSEVFGLAGAVLIGISLYLLHGTETSLGFWMVPVVLGSVLIIAPKTKTRVAEALSRRPFVAVGQISYSLYLWHWPIITFYRIANMEQQPSGLAVLVLLFLTFVVSIASYRYIEQPFRKLPIGRALATIPVAAAVVAAGLVIDSQSGVPWRLSPEATAMIASAKDYSGSRPKCHRDDDRNPPPEQSCVFGSPNVLPAIAVWSDSHGVELADALGQLGEAKNRSILSLTYSSCPPALGYVSPDQKKCREFNQSAVQFLVQNANIKTVVLTAFYEYYLSTPDRATFRTGLEDSISRLQASGKKIVVVASNPTPGYSLPHAASRLAMVKPNAVINLSVSDHRKTSGEARAMLDSIAARYKNVSIIDPADMLCGGSICQMIRDKRPILFDDNHLTLSGAKLVAGMIDLDKVDASQNQSGR; translated from the coding sequence ATGGAAAAACGTACTGATATTGAAGGGCTGCGAGCCATTGCAGTATCGTCTGTCTTATTGTTTCACTACGACAGATCTTGGCTCCCCGGCGGGTTCGTCGGGGTCGATGTTTTTTTCGTTATTTCCGGATACCTGATCACAAAGCGACTCGAAGAGAGTATAGCCCGGAATAATGGTCGGCTCCTTCCCGTCTTGTTCGATTTCTATGGCAGGCGCATTCGCCGTATCTACCCAGCATTGCTTGCTGTGCTAGCAACAACACTCGCAGTCGGTTGGTTTTTCCTCATTCCAGACGACTACGCGCTGACTGGCGAGAGCGCAGCCTATGCAGCAGTTGGCGCTGGGAACCTCTTTTACTATTGGAATACGGGATACTTCGACAGGAGCGCTGAACTCCAATTGCTCCTCCATACGTGGAGCTTAGGCGCTGAGGAGCAATTTTATTTGGTGTGGCCATTCTTGCTTTTCACGCTTCTCACCGGAGTGAAAAGTAGGGGGTGGGTAGCAGTTGCTATTTCTGCGCTGATCGTGGTCGGCTTGCTCTACAGTGCTCGCACAGTGACCGTGGCGCCCAAGTCGGCATTCTATCTTCCGTTCGCGCGAGCTTGGGAACTCGGTGCTGGTGCGCTAATCGCGTTCCTGCCGACAATTTCGAACAGATGGCTCTCTGAAGTCTTCGGCCTGGCCGGGGCAGTGCTGATCGGGATATCGCTCTATTTGCTACACGGGACAGAAACGTCACTCGGTTTCTGGATGGTACCCGTAGTGCTGGGTTCCGTCTTAATCATAGCGCCGAAGACGAAAACTCGAGTCGCCGAAGCACTATCCAGGCGCCCATTTGTTGCTGTCGGGCAGATCTCCTACAGCCTCTATCTCTGGCACTGGCCGATCATCACCTTCTATCGGATAGCCAACATGGAACAGCAACCATCAGGCTTGGCCGTGTTGGTGCTACTTTTTCTCACGTTCGTCGTATCGATTGCCAGCTACCGTTATATTGAGCAGCCGTTCCGCAAACTACCGATAGGACGCGCCCTAGCCACAATTCCTGTTGCAGCGGCGGTGGTCGCTGCCGGTCTCGTGATTGATAGTCAATCTGGCGTGCCTTGGCGCTTATCGCCAGAAGCGACCGCCATGATCGCAAGCGCAAAAGATTACAGCGGCTCACGGCCGAAGTGCCACAGAGACGATGACCGAAACCCTCCCCCGGAGCAAAGCTGCGTGTTCGGATCGCCCAACGTACTGCCGGCCATTGCCGTTTGGAGCGATAGTCACGGCGTTGAATTGGCAGATGCGCTTGGACAATTGGGAGAGGCCAAAAACCGCAGCATACTCAGCTTAACTTATAGTTCCTGTCCTCCCGCGCTTGGTTATGTTTCCCCAGACCAAAAGAAGTGTCGCGAGTTCAATCAGAGTGCGGTTCAATTCCTGGTGCAAAATGCCAACATCAAGACGGTAGTGCTAACTGCATTCTACGAATATTACCTATCCACTCCTGACCGAGCCACCTTCCGAACCGGGCTTGAAGACAGCATTTCACGGCTACAGGCCAGCGGAAAAAAAATCGTTGTGGTGGCCTCAAATCCAACGCCCGGCTACTCCCTGCCCCATGCGGCATCCAGATTGGCAATGGTAAAGCCCAATGCCGTCATCAACCTTTCCGTGTCAGATCATCGGAAAACATCTGGTGAGGCTCGTGCGATGCTCGACTCGATTGCTGCGCGGTACAAAAACGTATCCATCATCGACCCTGCGGACATGCTGTGTGGAGGCAGTATCTGTCAAATGATCAGAGACAAGAGGCCGATCTTGTTTGACGATAATCACTTGACACTTAGTGGTGCGAAGCTGGTCGCAGGGATGATTGATTTGGACAAAGTCGATGCGAGCCAGAATCAATCGGGGCGATAG